A genomic segment from Campylobacter concisus encodes:
- a CDS encoding transglycosylase domain-containing protein: MKYILAFIFIVAISLGGAFLYFYSQVRFDAYAIIDYKPKLTTQIFDRNNELIANIFEENRIYVKYNDIPPRVIEALVAIEDTSYFEHGGINVEAMARAAIKDIKARKLVEGASTLTQQLIKNLALSREKKFTRKIKEIVLAIKLESELSKEDIIERYLNHVYFGHGYYGIKTAAEGYFRKELNELSIKEVAMLVGLPKAPSTYDPTKHLDLSLSRANRVLERMYSIGWINEDEYRKGVLEEPAVFDDTLTRNKAPYVVDEIIKEASKKFDDIKTGGYKIQSTVDLNVQKIAQEALVYGYNEILKRDKKANAEILNGAIVVTHPQSGQILALIGGIDYAKSSYNRATQSKRQPGSSFKPFIYQIALDSGYSVVSQVADIARTFDMGNGKEWTPKNYSGGFQGYITIKSAITQSRNLATINLLNDLGLSSVRKQLTDMGFNDIPENLSIALGSFGISPLDFAKFYSMFPNDGEVVEPTLIKHIENSFGASMDYEPQRKQVLKPEQAFLMTTLLQNVVNNGTGRNAKINGIQIAGKTGTTNNNIDAWFCGYSPDIEAIIWYGNDDNSPMKKIEGGGRTAAPVFKKFMEGYIKLYPTLRRAFEQPDGVYKGYYGGSDEYYTNDSPLPQNIPANDIIQDQENDGLLF; this comes from the coding sequence ATGAAATATATCTTGGCATTTATCTTTATAGTTGCCATTTCGCTTGGCGGAGCATTTTTATATTTTTACTCACAAGTTAGATTTGATGCTTACGCTATTATTGATTATAAACCAAAGCTTACAACGCAAATTTTTGATAGAAATAACGAACTCATCGCGAATATCTTTGAAGAAAATAGAATTTACGTAAAGTATAACGACATCCCGCCGCGTGTCATCGAAGCACTCGTAGCTATCGAGGATACGAGCTACTTTGAGCATGGTGGCATAAACGTAGAAGCCATGGCAAGGGCTGCCATAAAAGATATTAAAGCTAGAAAGCTAGTCGAGGGAGCTTCAACACTAACACAACAGCTCATTAAAAATTTGGCTCTAAGCCGTGAGAAGAAATTTACAAGAAAGATAAAAGAGATCGTGCTTGCTATAAAGCTTGAAAGCGAGCTTAGCAAAGAAGATATCATCGAAAGATACCTAAATCACGTCTATTTTGGACATGGCTACTACGGCATAAAAACAGCAGCTGAAGGATATTTTAGAAAAGAGCTAAATGAGCTAAGCATAAAAGAAGTTGCTATGTTGGTTGGCTTGCCAAAAGCGCCAAGTACCTATGATCCTACAAAGCACCTTGACCTATCACTTAGCCGTGCAAATAGAGTACTTGAGAGAATGTATAGTATCGGCTGGATAAATGAGGATGAGTACCGCAAGGGTGTGCTTGAAGAGCCAGCGGTCTTTGATGATACACTCACAAGAAATAAAGCTCCTTACGTAGTCGATGAGATAATAAAAGAGGCTTCAAAGAAATTTGACGATATAAAAACTGGTGGCTATAAAATACAAAGCACAGTTGATCTAAATGTCCAAAAGATCGCTCAAGAAGCTCTAGTCTATGGCTACAATGAAATTTTAAAGCGCGATAAAAAAGCAAATGCAGAAATTCTAAATGGAGCTATAGTGGTTACTCATCCACAAAGCGGTCAAATTTTGGCACTAATTGGTGGTATTGACTACGCAAAAAGCAGTTATAACCGTGCCACTCAAAGCAAGCGCCAGCCAGGATCTAGCTTTAAGCCATTTATCTATCAAATAGCACTTGATAGTGGCTACTCAGTCGTCTCTCAAGTGGCTGATATCGCCAGGACATTTGACATGGGAAATGGCAAAGAGTGGACGCCAAAGAATTATAGTGGCGGTTTTCAAGGCTATATCACTATAAAATCAGCCATAACCCAGTCGCGTAACCTCGCAACCATAAATTTGCTAAACGATCTTGGCCTTAGCTCGGTTCGTAAACAGCTTACGGATATGGGCTTTAACGATATCCCAGAAAATTTATCTATCGCACTTGGAAGTTTTGGGATTTCGCCACTTGATTTTGCAAAATTTTACTCGATGTTTCCAAACGATGGCGAAGTGGTCGAGCCTACGCTCATTAAGCATATAGAAAATAGCTTTGGTGCGTCGATGGACTATGAGCCACAAAGAAAGCAAGTGCTAAAACCAGAACAAGCATTTTTGATGACGACACTTCTTCAAAATGTCGTAAATAACGGCACTGGACGCAACGCAAAAATAAATGGCATCCAAATAGCAGGCAAAACCGGCACAACAAATAATAACATCGATGCTTGGTTTTGTGGTTACTCACCTGATATCGAAGCGATAATCTGGTACGGAAATGACGACAACAGCCCTATGAAAAAGATTGAAGGCGGCGGCAGGACAGCAGCACCTGTGTTTAAGAAATTTATGGAAGGCTACATTAAGCTTTATCCTACTTTAAGACGTGCATTTGAGCAGCCAGATGGTGTTTATAAAGGCTATTATGGTGGCAGTGACGAATACTACACAAACGACTCGCCACTACCTCAAAATATACCGGCAAATGACATCATACAAGATCAAGAAAATGATGGATTATTGTTTTAG
- a CDS encoding phosphoethanolamine transferase → MLNINKFKSISFLKFLILFTAYMFFINYIFLYKGVLSGFLQNNQLSFSIFFFLIFAIVFILVFASIFCILFLPFLLKPVAIILILASGISAYFMQAYGVIIDKDMLLNVLHTDTKEAFSYFSTGLVFWIIFTTILPCAYVVFVKINYGSFKSEFKSRVKIISFSIVVIAIIFSLTSKIFIPFFREHSNLRTALLPYYPIYSAAKLVKSLIQKPLPFTYVADDAVLADDKKKILVLIVGETQRSRNYSLNGYTKNDTNKFTKQKDVVSFTNFYSCGTATETSVPCLFSDLKRENFSNREAKARENLVDIINKLGIKTYFFGNNSGGCKGVCDNLDQNHTSDHRAEGFDEVIFDEAKKVIEDTNSTTFIVLHLQGSHGPIYYKGYPSKFKKFTPTCDTAELNKCTPDEIANTYDNTILYEDYLQSELINALEVRKDEFEVTMFFFSDHGESLGENGIYLHGLPYSIAPDEQKHIPAIVFSSDSELLKRLKTRKDESLSHDFIFSSVLGYFGVKTKAYEPEFDIFRQ, encoded by the coding sequence ATGCTAAATATTAATAAATTTAAAAGTATCAGTTTTTTAAAGTTTCTGATTTTATTTACTGCTTACATGTTTTTTATAAATTATATATTTTTATACAAAGGCGTTCTTTCAGGCTTTCTACAAAATAATCAACTATCTTTTTCTATATTCTTTTTTCTTATATTTGCAATTGTCTTTATCTTAGTTTTCGCTAGTATTTTTTGTATTTTATTTTTACCTTTTTTGCTAAAGCCAGTTGCAATTATTTTGATTTTAGCAAGTGGTATATCTGCTTACTTTATGCAAGCATATGGTGTTATTATAGATAAAGATATGTTATTAAACGTCCTACACACCGACACCAAAGAAGCCTTTAGTTACTTTAGCACAGGTTTAGTTTTTTGGATAATTTTTACAACCATCTTACCTTGTGCATATGTGGTATTTGTAAAAATTAACTATGGTAGTTTCAAAAGCGAGTTTAAATCAAGAGTAAAAATTATCTCATTTTCTATAGTTGTGATAGCTATCATATTTTCATTAACGTCTAAAATTTTTATACCATTTTTTAGAGAACACTCGAATTTAAGAACCGCATTGCTCCCATACTATCCCATCTACTCGGCTGCAAAGCTAGTAAAATCGCTCATACAAAAACCACTACCTTTTACCTATGTAGCAGATGATGCGGTACTAGCTGATGATAAAAAGAAAATTTTAGTTTTGATAGTTGGCGAGACGCAAAGAAGCAGAAACTACTCACTAAATGGCTACACCAAAAATGATACGAATAAATTTACTAAACAAAAAGATGTGGTAAGTTTTACAAATTTCTACTCATGTGGAACAGCCACAGAAACTAGTGTGCCTTGCCTATTTTCAGACTTAAAGCGAGAAAATTTTAGCAACCGCGAAGCAAAAGCTCGTGAAAATTTAGTTGATATCATCAATAAACTTGGCATAAAGACATACTTTTTTGGCAACAATAGTGGAGGTTGCAAGGGTGTTTGCGATAATCTTGATCAAAACCATACTTCAGATCATAGAGCAGAAGGCTTTGATGAAGTGATATTTGATGAGGCCAAAAAGGTCATAGAAGATACAAATTCTACTACCTTTATCGTGTTACACCTACAAGGCTCACACGGCCCTATCTACTACAAAGGCTACCCAAGTAAATTTAAAAAATTCACTCCAACTTGCGATACTGCCGAGCTAAATAAATGCACACCAGATGAGATAGCAAATACCTACGACAACACCATTTTATATGAGGACTATCTACAAAGTGAGCTAATAAACGCTCTTGAAGTAAGAAAAGATGAATTTGAAGTCACTATGTTCTTTTTCTCAGATCACGGAGAGAGCCTAGGTGAAAACGGTATATATTTACATGGTCTGCCTTACTCCATCGCTCCAGACGAGCAAAAACACATCCCAGCCATCGTCTTTTCAAGCGATAGCGAACTTTTAAAAAGGCTAAAAACTAGAAAAGATGAGAGCCTTTCGCATGATTTTATATTTAGCTCAGTTCTTGGATATTTTGGGGTAAAAACTAAGGCCTATGAGCCAGAATTTGATATCTTTAGGCAGTAA
- a CDS encoding ComEA family DNA-binding protein, producing the protein MRIKILLCLVVASIAYGANLNTASKNELMGLGLSKGQALNIIKYRKAHKFKSIDELEKVQGIGFNDMQKVKAKLSIKENAKVKKAEAKKSKGKKK; encoded by the coding sequence ATGAGGATTAAAATTTTACTTTGTTTGGTAGTTGCAAGTATTGCATATGGCGCTAATCTAAATACGGCCAGCAAAAACGAGTTAATGGGGCTTGGGCTAAGTAAAGGCCAGGCGTTAAACATTATAAAATATAGAAAAGCCCATAAATTTAAAAGCATCGATGAACTTGAAAAAGTCCAAGGTATTGGCTTTAACGATATGCAAAAAGTTAAGGCAAAACTTAGCATAAAAGAGAATGCGAAAGTCAAAAAAGCTGAAGCAAAAAAATCCAAAGGCAAGAAAAAATAA